One window of Enterobacter sp. RHBSTW-00175 genomic DNA carries:
- the prfB gene encoding peptide chain release factor 2 (programmed frameshift) — MFEINPVKNRIQDLTERSDVLRGYLDYDAKKERLEEVNAELEQPDVWNEPERAQALGKERSSLEAIVDTLDQMAQGLEDVSGLLELAVEADDEETFNEAVAELDVLEEKLAQLEFRRMFSGEYDSADCYLDIQAGSGGTEAQDWASMLARMYLRWAEARGFKTEIIEESEGEVAGLKSITIKIIGDYAYGWLRTETGVHRLVRKSPFDSGGRRHTSFSSAFVYPEVKDDIDIEINPADLRIDVYRASGAGGQHVNRTESAVRITHLPTNTVTQCQNDRSQHKNKDQAMKQMKAKLYELEMQKKNAEKQAMEDNKSDIGWGSQIRSYVLDDSRIKDLRTGVETRNTQAVLDGSLDQFIEASLKAGL; from the exons ATGTTTGAAATTAATCCGGTAAAAAACCGCATTCAGGACCTCACCGAGCGCTCCGACGTTCTTAGGGGGTATCTT GACTACGATGCCAAGAAAGAGCGTCTTGAAGAAGTAAACGCCGAGCTGGAACAGCCGGACGTCTGGAACGAACCTGAACGCGCACAGGCGCTGGGTAAAGAGCGTTCCTCTCTCGAAGCCATCGTAGATACGCTGGATCAAATGGCTCAGGGCCTGGAAGATGTTTCCGGTCTGCTGGAGCTGGCTGTAGAAGCCGACGACGAAGAAACCTTTAACGAAGCCGTAGCAGAACTCGACGTGCTGGAAGAGAAGCTGGCGCAGCTGGAATTCCGCCGCATGTTCTCCGGCGAATATGACAGCGCCGACTGCTATCTCGATATTCAGGCCGGTTCTGGCGGTACAGAAGCGCAGGACTGGGCCAGTATGCTGGCGCGTATGTATTTGCGTTGGGCAGAAGCTCGCGGTTTCAAAACCGAAATCATCGAAGAATCTGAAGGTGAAGTCGCGGGTCTTAAATCCATCACCATTAAGATTATTGGTGATTACGCCTACGGCTGGCTGCGCACTGAAACCGGCGTTCATCGTCTGGTACGTAAGAGCCCGTTCGATTCCGGCGGCCGCCGTCATACCTCCTTCAGCTCCGCGTTTGTCTATCCGGAAGTGAAAGACGATATCGATATCGAAATCAACCCGGCCGACCTGCGAATCGACGTTTACCGCGCATCCGGTGCGGGTGGTCAGCACGTTAACCGTACGGAATCGGCGGTGCGTATTACCCACCTTCCAACCAACACGGTTACGCAGTGCCAGAACGACCGTTCCCAGCATAAGAACAAAGACCAGGCCATGAAGCAGATGAAAGCGAAGCTTTATGAACTGGAGATGCAAAAGAAAAATGCTGAGAAACAGGCGATGGAAGACAACAAATCTGACATCGGTTGGGGCAGCCAGATTCGTTCTTACGTCCTTGATGACTCCCGCATCAAAGACCTGCGTACCGGGGTTGAAACCCGTAACACGCAGGCGGTGCTGGATGGCAGCCTGGACCAATTTATCGAAGCAAGTTTGAAAGCAGGGTTATGA
- the recJ gene encoding single-stranded-DNA-specific exonuclease RecJ, protein MKAPIQLRRREVNENADLPADMSPLLRRLYASRGVLNAADLERSVKGMLPWQQLSGVETATAMLYDAFREGTRIVVVGDFDADGATSTALSVLSLRALGCDNVTYLVPNRFEDGYGLSPEVVEQAHALGAQMIMTVDNGISSHAGVDRAHELKIPVLVTDHHLPGETLPAAEAIINPNLRDCEFPSKSLAGVGVAFYLMLALRTLLREKGWFDARGIAMPNLAEYLDLVALGTVADVVPLDTNNRILTWQGLSRIRAGKCRPGIKALLEISNRDPLKLAASDLGFALGPRLNAAGRLDDMSVGVALLLCDNIGEARMLANELDALNQTRKEIEQGMQAEALTLCEKLERSGDALPGGLAMYHPEWHQGVVGILASRIKERFHRPVIAFAPAGDGTLKGSGRSIQGLHMRDALERLDTLYPGLMIKFGGHAMAAGLSLEAAKFDEFQRLFGELVTDWIDPSLLQGEVVSDGALTATEMTMEVAQMLRDAGPWGQMFPEPLFDGRFRLLQQRIVGERHLKVMVEPSGGGPLLDGIAFNVDTAIWPDNGVREVELAYKLDINEFRGNRSLQIIIDNIWPI, encoded by the coding sequence GTGAAAGCACCCATCCAACTCCGCCGTCGTGAAGTGAATGAGAACGCAGATCTCCCTGCGGATATGTCACCGCTTTTACGTCGGCTTTATGCCAGCCGTGGCGTGTTAAACGCCGCCGATCTTGAACGTAGCGTGAAAGGGATGCTTCCCTGGCAGCAGCTGAGCGGGGTTGAAACAGCCACCGCGATGCTCTACGACGCGTTCCGTGAAGGGACGCGGATTGTGGTCGTCGGTGATTTTGATGCCGATGGTGCGACCAGTACGGCGCTGAGCGTGCTAAGCCTGCGTGCGCTTGGGTGCGATAACGTCACCTACCTGGTGCCTAACCGCTTTGAAGATGGCTATGGTCTGAGTCCGGAAGTGGTGGAGCAGGCCCATGCGCTTGGCGCGCAGATGATCATGACCGTGGATAACGGGATCTCCTCACACGCCGGTGTCGATCGTGCGCATGAACTGAAGATCCCGGTGCTGGTTACCGATCACCATTTGCCGGGTGAAACCCTGCCTGCCGCCGAGGCAATCATTAACCCTAACCTGCGCGACTGTGAATTCCCGTCCAAATCACTGGCCGGTGTGGGTGTGGCGTTTTATCTGATGCTGGCACTGCGCACGCTGCTGCGTGAAAAAGGCTGGTTTGACGCGCGTGGAATTGCGATGCCGAACCTGGCAGAGTATCTCGACCTGGTGGCGCTGGGCACAGTGGCGGACGTTGTGCCGCTCGATACCAATAACCGCATTTTGACCTGGCAGGGGTTAAGCCGTATCCGTGCAGGCAAATGCCGTCCTGGCATTAAAGCACTGCTGGAAATTTCCAACCGTGATCCGCTCAAGCTGGCGGCAAGCGATTTAGGCTTTGCCCTGGGGCCGCGTCTGAACGCCGCCGGAAGGCTGGACGATATGTCCGTCGGCGTTGCGCTGCTGTTGTGCGACAACATCGGCGAAGCGCGGATGCTGGCAAACGAGCTGGATGCGCTGAACCAGACCCGTAAAGAGATTGAGCAGGGGATGCAGGCCGAAGCGCTGACCCTGTGCGAAAAGCTGGAACGCAGCGGCGATGCGCTGCCTGGCGGCCTGGCGATGTATCACCCCGAGTGGCATCAGGGCGTGGTGGGTATTCTGGCGTCGCGCATCAAGGAGCGTTTCCATCGTCCGGTGATCGCGTTTGCCCCGGCAGGGGATGGCACGCTAAAAGGCTCGGGGCGTTCGATTCAGGGGCTGCACATGCGTGATGCGCTGGAGCGTCTGGATACGCTCTATCCTGGGCTGATGATCAAGTTCGGCGGGCACGCGATGGCGGCAGGTTTGTCGCTGGAAGCGGCGAAGTTCGACGAGTTCCAGCGCCTGTTTGGTGAGCTGGTGACGGACTGGATAGACCCGTCTTTGTTGCAGGGTGAAGTGGTTTCCGATGGTGCGTTAACGGCCACTGAAATGACCATGGAAGTGGCGCAGATGCTGCGCGATGCCGGTCCGTGGGGGCAGATGTTCCCGGAACCGCTGTTCGATGGGCGTTTTCGCCTGCTGCAACAACGTATCGTTGGCGAACGCCATCTTAAGGTGATGGTCGAGCCGTCAGGCGGCGGCCCACTGCTTGACGGGATTGCTTTCAACGTCGACACCGCCATCTGGCCGGACAACGGCGTACGTGAAGTCGAGCTTGCCTACAAGCTGGATATTAACGAGTTTCGCGGTAACCGCTCACTGCAAATCATCATCGACAATATCTGGCCAATTTAG
- the dsbC gene encoding bifunctional protein-disulfide isomerase/oxidoreductase DsbC: protein MKKSLALLSLLAASFTGFAHADDAAIKQSLTKLGVTSSDIQSAPVAGMKTVLTNSGVLYVTEDGKHIIQGPMYDVSGGQPVNVTNQLLMKNLNALEKEMIVYKAAQEKHVITVFTDITCGYCHKLHEEMKDYNALGITVRYLAFPRAGVQSQPEQDMKAIWCAKDRNKAFDDAMNGKGVTPASCDIDIANHYALGVQFGVNGTPAIVLNNGYVVPGYQGPKEMKEFLDAHQKQFGGN from the coding sequence ATGAAAAAGTCTTTAGCGCTGCTCTCTTTGCTGGCAGCCTCTTTTACCGGTTTTGCTCACGCTGATGATGCCGCAATTAAGCAATCGCTGACCAAGCTTGGCGTAACCAGCAGCGATATCCAGTCTGCGCCAGTCGCCGGCATGAAAACTGTGCTGACCAACAGTGGCGTGCTGTATGTGACCGAAGACGGCAAACACATCATTCAGGGGCCAATGTATGACGTCAGCGGCGGACAGCCGGTGAACGTGACCAACCAGCTACTGATGAAAAACCTGAACGCGCTTGAAAAAGAGATGATCGTGTATAAAGCGGCGCAGGAAAAACACGTTATTACTGTCTTCACCGACATCACCTGTGGCTACTGTCACAAGCTGCATGAAGAGATGAAAGACTACAACGCGCTGGGGATCACTGTGCGTTACCTGGCCTTCCCGCGTGCGGGCGTGCAGAGCCAGCCAGAGCAGGACATGAAGGCTATCTGGTGTGCAAAAGATCGCAACAAAGCGTTTGATGATGCAATGAACGGCAAAGGCGTTACGCCTGCTTCTTGCGACATTGATATCGCGAACCACTACGCGCTGGGCGTGCAGTTTGGTGTGAACGGTACGCCTGCTATTGTGCTGAACAATGGCTACGTTGTGCCAGGTTATCAGGGGCCGAAAGAGATGAAAGAGTTCCTCGACGCGCACCAGAAACAGTTTGGTGGTAACTAA
- the xerD gene encoding site-specific tyrosine recombinase XerD: MEKDLALIEQFLDALWLEKNLADNTISAYRRDLTLLVEWLAHRELGLENAQSDDLQGLLAERIEGGYKATSSARLLSAMRRLFQHLYREKIRADDPSAMLASPKLPQRLPKDLSEAQVERLLQSPAVDLPLELRDKAMLELLYATGLRVSELVGLTMSDISLRQGVVRVIGKGNKERLVPLGEEAVYWLETYLEHGRPWLLNGVSIDVLFPSQRAQQMTRQTFWHRIKHYATLAGIDSEKLSPHVLRHAFATHLLNHGADLRVVQMLLGHSDLSTTQIYTHVATERLRQLHQQHHPRA; this comes from the coding sequence GTGGAAAAGGATCTCGCACTCATTGAACAGTTTCTCGATGCGCTGTGGCTTGAGAAAAACCTGGCCGACAACACTATTAGCGCCTATCGACGTGACCTTACCCTGCTGGTGGAGTGGCTGGCGCACAGGGAATTGGGGCTTGAAAACGCGCAAAGCGATGACCTGCAAGGACTGCTGGCTGAACGCATTGAAGGGGGCTACAAAGCGACCAGCTCCGCGCGCCTGTTAAGCGCCATGCGGCGGCTTTTTCAGCACCTTTACCGTGAGAAGATCCGTGCCGACGATCCCAGCGCGATGCTGGCCTCCCCTAAACTCCCGCAGCGACTGCCTAAAGATCTGAGCGAAGCACAAGTTGAGAGATTATTACAGTCGCCAGCGGTTGACCTGCCGCTGGAGTTACGCGATAAAGCCATGCTTGAGCTATTGTATGCTACCGGTTTGCGTGTTTCTGAGTTAGTCGGGCTGACGATGAGTGATATCAGCCTGCGTCAGGGGGTTGTGCGTGTGATCGGTAAAGGGAACAAAGAACGGCTGGTGCCGCTGGGAGAAGAGGCGGTCTACTGGCTGGAAACGTATCTGGAGCATGGCCGCCCGTGGTTGTTGAACGGCGTTTCTATTGATGTGCTCTTCCCAAGCCAGCGTGCGCAACAGATGACGCGGCAAACTTTCTGGCATCGCATTAAGCATTACGCCACACTGGCAGGTATCGATAGTGAAAAACTGTCGCCGCACGTTTTGCGTCATGCCTTCGCGACGCACCTGCTAAACCACGGAGCTGATTTACGCGTGGTGCAGATGCTACTTGGGCACAGCGATCTTTCAACGACGCAAATTTATACCCATGTCGCGACGGAACGCCTGCGGCAGCTTCACCAACAGCACCACCCACGCGCGTGA
- the fldB gene encoding flavodoxin FldB → MNIGLFYGSSTCYTEMAAEKIRDIIGPELVTLHNLKDDTVALMEQYDVLILGIPTWDFGEIQEDWEAIWDQLDTVNLDGKIIAMYGMGDQLGYGEWFLDALGMLHDKLALKGVTFIGYWPTEGYEFTSKKPIIADGQLFVGLALDETNQYDLSEERVQNWCEQILGEMAEKFS, encoded by the coding sequence ATGAATATTGGTCTGTTCTACGGTTCCAGCACTTGCTACACCGAAATGGCGGCAGAAAAAATTCGTGACATCATTGGCCCGGAACTGGTGACGTTGCACAACCTGAAAGATGACACGGTCGCGCTGATGGAGCAGTACGATGTGCTGATCCTTGGCATCCCGACCTGGGATTTTGGCGAGATACAGGAAGACTGGGAAGCTATCTGGGATCAGCTTGATACCGTCAACCTCGACGGCAAAATCATTGCAATGTACGGGATGGGCGATCAGTTAGGTTACGGCGAGTGGTTCCTGGATGCGCTAGGTATGTTGCACGATAAACTGGCCCTGAAAGGCGTTACGTTTATCGGTTATTGGCCGACCGAAGGGTACGAGTTCACCAGCAAAAAACCGATTATTGCCGACGGACAGCTTTTTGTCGGGCTGGCGCTGGATGAAACCAACCAGTACGACCTCAGCGAAGAGCGTGTGCAAAACTGGTGCGAGCAAATTCTGGGCGAAATGGCCGAAAAGTTTAGCTAA
- a CDS encoding protein YgfX has protein sequence MVLWQSDLRVSWRSQWMSLLLHGLVAAFVLLMPWPLSYTPLWLLLLSFVVFDSVRSQRRINACQGEIKLMMDSRLRWQGKEWDIIGTPWMLSSGMMLRLRKVGGGRRQHLWLAADSMDEVEWRDLRRMVLQQPTQE, from the coding sequence GTGGTCCTGTGGCAATCTGATCTTCGCGTTTCATGGCGCTCGCAGTGGATGTCTTTATTACTCCACGGGCTGGTTGCGGCATTTGTATTACTGATGCCGTGGCCGCTTAGCTATACCCCTCTCTGGTTGCTGTTATTGTCATTCGTGGTGTTTGACAGCGTGCGTAGCCAGCGCCGTATCAATGCCTGTCAGGGTGAAATCAAACTGATGATGGATTCGCGCCTGCGCTGGCAGGGGAAAGAGTGGGACATTATTGGCACGCCCTGGATGCTCAGTTCCGGCATGATGCTCCGGCTACGTAAGGTGGGCGGTGGGCGTCGCCAGCATTTGTGGCTGGCAGCGGACAGCATGGATGAAGTGGAGTGGCGGGATCTGCGTCGGATGGTGTTGCAACAACCGACGCAGGAATAG
- the sdhE gene encoding FAD assembly factor SdhE has translation MDINNKARIHWACRRGMRELDISIMPFFEYEYDSLSEDDKRLFVRLLESDDPDLFNWLMNHGKPADTELQRMVQLIQTRNRERGPVAI, from the coding sequence ATGGATATTAACAACAAGGCCCGTATCCACTGGGCTTGCCGTCGCGGAATGCGTGAACTTGATATTTCCATCATGCCATTCTTCGAATACGAGTACGACAGCTTAAGCGAAGACGATAAGCGTCTGTTTGTTCGCCTGCTTGAATCCGACGATCCTGATTTGTTCAACTGGCTAATGAACCACGGCAAACCCGCCGACACCGAGTTGCAACGGATGGTGCAATTAATTCAAACACGGAATCGGGAACGTGGTCCTGTGGCAATCTGA
- the ygfZ gene encoding tRNA-modifying protein YgfZ, with the protein MAFTPFSPRQPVASARLPLTLITLDDWALATLTGADSEKYLQGQVTADVSQMTENQHLLAAHCDPKGKMWSNLRLFRRLGGFALIERRSLRDAQLTELKKYAVFSKVTIAPDDEHVLLGVAGFQARAALKNLFSELPDAETQLVHDGATSILWFEHPTERFLLVTDVATAERVTDALRGEAQLNNSQQWLALNIEAGLPIIDAANSAQFIPQATNLQALGGISFKKGCYTGQEMVARAKFRGANKRALWTLAGHASRVPEAGEDLELKMGENWRRTGTVLAAVQLDDGRVLVQAVMNNDMEPDSVFRVRDDAKTLSIEPLPYSLEE; encoded by the coding sequence ATGGCTTTTACTCCATTTTCTCCTCGCCAGCCCGTCGCCTCTGCGCGTCTGCCGCTGACGCTTATTACTCTTGATGACTGGGCGCTGGCGACACTGACCGGCGCCGACAGCGAAAAATATTTGCAGGGTCAGGTCACTGCTGACGTCAGCCAGATGACTGAAAACCAGCATTTACTGGCTGCGCACTGCGACCCAAAAGGCAAGATGTGGAGCAATCTGCGTCTGTTCCGCCGCCTGGGCGGGTTCGCGCTTATTGAGCGCCGCAGCCTGCGCGACGCCCAACTGACCGAACTGAAAAAATACGCGGTCTTTTCCAAAGTCACCATCGCGCCTGACGATGAGCATGTCCTGCTTGGCGTCGCCGGGTTCCAGGCGCGCGCGGCCCTGAAAAATCTGTTCAGCGAGTTGCCAGATGCCGAAACGCAGCTGGTGCATGACGGCGCGACCTCAATCCTGTGGTTTGAGCACCCGACTGAGCGTTTCCTGCTAGTGACCGACGTCGCCACCGCAGAACGCGTCACCGATGCCTTGCGTGGTGAAGCTCAGTTGAATAATAGCCAACAGTGGCTGGCACTCAACATTGAAGCCGGGCTGCCGATCATTGATGCGGCGAACAGCGCACAATTTATCCCGCAGGCCACCAACCTACAGGCGCTGGGGGGCATTAGCTTTAAGAAAGGGTGCTACACCGGCCAGGAAATGGTCGCGCGCGCAAAATTCCGTGGTGCGAATAAACGTGCTCTATGGACGCTGGCAGGCCACGCCAGCCGCGTACCGGAAGCCGGTGAAGATCTTGAGCTGAAAATGGGTGAAAACTGGCGCCGTACCGGCACGGTTTTGGCCGCAGTACAGCTGGATGATGGTCGCGTGCTGGTGCAAGCGGTGATGAATAACGACATGGAGCCAGACAGCGTGTTCCGCGTACGTGACGATGCAAAAACCCTGAGCATCGAGCCACTGCCGTATTCGCTGGAAGAGTAA
- the trhA gene encoding PAQR family membrane homeostasis protein TrhA: MVSKPLIAQGYSLAEEIANSISHGIGLVFGIVGLVLLLVQAADTNASAMAITSYSLYGGSMILLFLASTLYHAIPHQRAKIWLKKFDHCAIYLLIAGTYTPFLLVGLNSPLSRGLMIVIWSLALLGILFKLTIAHRFKVLSLVTYLTMGWLSLIVVYQLAIKLAAGGVTLLAVGGVVYSLGVIFYVCKRIPYNHAIWHGFVLGGSVCHFLAIYLYVG; the protein is encoded by the coding sequence ATGGTGAGCAAGCCATTAATCGCACAGGGATATTCGCTGGCTGAGGAAATAGCCAACAGCATTAGCCACGGCATTGGCCTGGTATTTGGGATTGTCGGTTTAGTGTTACTGCTGGTGCAGGCGGCGGATACCAACGCCAGCGCCATGGCGATTACCAGCTACAGCCTGTATGGCGGGAGCATGATCCTGCTGTTTCTGGCATCGACGCTGTACCACGCTATTCCGCATCAGCGGGCTAAGATCTGGCTCAAGAAATTTGACCACTGCGCTATCTATCTTCTTATTGCAGGCACCTACACGCCGTTTTTGCTGGTGGGGTTAAACTCTCCGCTATCGCGTGGCCTGATGATCGTTATCTGGAGCCTGGCGCTGCTGGGTATTCTGTTTAAGCTGACCATTGCGCACCGGTTTAAGGTGTTGTCGCTGGTGACGTATCTGACAATGGGGTGGCTATCACTGATTGTGGTGTATCAACTGGCAATCAAGCTTGCGGCAGGTGGGGTAACCTTGCTGGCCGTTGGCGGGGTGGTCTATTCGCTGGGCGTGATTTTCTACGTCTGTAAGCGCATTCCCTACAACCATGCTATCTGGCACGGCTTCGTGCTGGGCGGCAGCGTGTGTCACTTCCTGGCGATTTATTTGTATGTGGGGTAG
- the yqfB gene encoding N(4)-acetylcytidine aminohydrolase yields the protein MQPNDITFFQRFQDDILAGRKTITIRDESESHFKTGDILRVGRYEDDGYFCTIEVTGTSTVTLDTLTEKHAEQENMTVGTLRSVIAEIYPGQTQFYVIDFKCV from the coding sequence ATGCAGCCAAACGACATCACTTTTTTTCAGCGCTTTCAGGATGACATTCTGGCCGGGCGTAAAACCATCACCATCCGTGATGAAAGTGAATCCCATTTTAAAACCGGCGATATCCTGCGCGTTGGGCGCTATGAAGATGACGGCTATTTTTGCACCATCGAAGTAACGGGAACATCGACCGTCACGCTGGATACGCTGACGGAAAAACATGCTGAGCAGGAAAACATGACGGTGGGTACGCTGAGAAGTGTGATCGCCGAAATCTATCCAGGGCAGACCCAGTTTTATGTGATTGATTTTAAATGTGTTTAA
- a CDS encoding MurR/RpiR family transcriptional regulator — protein sequence MFSHSAVASLNNLEMMVYNYVIKNRDKVMYMTIRELADAAGVSTTTILRFCRKLSCEGYSEFRVRFKLYLEQNEPQQVNFGASEIISFFKSVNNEEFDALLDDAVDIILSSERIIFVGAGTSGSLAKYGARFFSNIGKFSNHIDDPYFPVTNDMAKNALAIVLSVSGETEEILRFASQFSLHHCKVLSITSHEHSRLAKLADFNLSWHVPQTRIAGVYDITTQIPVIYILESLGRKLAKKLTE from the coding sequence ATGTTCTCCCATTCCGCCGTTGCCAGTCTCAACAATCTGGAGATGATGGTCTACAACTATGTCATTAAAAATCGTGACAAAGTGATGTACATGACCATCCGTGAACTGGCGGATGCGGCGGGAGTTTCGACCACCACCATTCTGCGCTTTTGTCGCAAGCTCAGCTGCGAAGGCTACTCCGAATTCCGCGTGCGCTTTAAACTCTATTTAGAGCAGAACGAACCCCAGCAGGTAAATTTCGGTGCCAGCGAAATCATTAGCTTCTTTAAAAGCGTTAATAATGAAGAGTTCGATGCGTTATTAGATGATGCCGTTGATATTATATTATCCTCTGAGCGAATTATATTTGTCGGCGCTGGCACATCAGGGTCGCTTGCAAAATATGGTGCGCGGTTTTTCTCGAATATCGGAAAATTCAGCAATCATATCGATGACCCTTATTTCCCGGTAACCAACGATATGGCTAAAAATGCGCTGGCGATCGTGCTTTCCGTTTCGGGAGAAACAGAAGAGATCCTGCGCTTCGCCAGCCAGTTCAGCCTCCACCACTGCAAGGTCTTGTCGATTACCAGCCACGAGCACTCCCGGCTGGCAAAACTGGCGGACTTTAATCTCTCCTGGCATGTTCCGCAAACGCGTATTGCGGGCGTCTACGATATTACAACACAAATTCCCGTCATCTATATTCTGGAATCACTGGGGCGTAAACTGGCGAAGAAATTAACAGAATAA
- a CDS encoding 6-phospho-beta-glucosidase: protein MKKLTLPKDFLWGGAVAAHQVEGGWNKDGKGPSICDVLTGGAHGVPREITQQVEPGKYYPNHEAIDFHGHYKEDIKLFAEMGFKCFRTSIAWTRIFPKGDETRPNEEGLKFYDDMFDELLKYNIEPVITLSHFEMPLHLVQEYGGWTNRKVVDFFVRFSEVVFERYKNKVKYWMTFNEINNQRNWRAPLFGYCCSGVVYTEHDNPEETMYQVLHHQFVASALAVKAARRINPEMKVGCMLAMVALYPFSCKPEDVMFAQESMRERYVFTDVQLRGYYPSYVLNEWERRGFSIKMEAGDDQILRDGTCDYLGFSYYMTNAVKAEGGTGDAISGFEGSVPNPHVKASDWGWQIDPVGLRYSLSELYERYQKPLFIVENGFGAYDKVEEDGSINDDYRIDYLRAHVEEMMKAVTYDGVDLMGYTPWGCIDCVSFTTGQYSKRYGFIYVNKHDDGTGDMSRSRKKSFNWYQGVIASNGEQL from the coding sequence ATGAAAAAACTCACCTTACCAAAAGATTTTTTATGGGGTGGCGCAGTTGCGGCGCACCAGGTTGAAGGCGGCTGGAACAAAGACGGCAAAGGGCCAAGCATTTGTGACGTGCTGACTGGCGGCGCCCACGGCGTACCGCGCGAAATCACCCAGCAAGTGGAGCCTGGCAAATACTACCCAAACCACGAAGCCATCGATTTCCACGGCCACTACAAAGAAGACATCAAGCTGTTTGCCGAAATGGGCTTCAAATGTTTCCGTACCTCTATCGCCTGGACCCGAATCTTCCCGAAAGGTGACGAAACGCGGCCAAATGAAGAAGGGCTGAAGTTCTACGATGACATGTTCGATGAACTGCTGAAATACAACATTGAGCCGGTGATCACCCTCTCCCACTTCGAAATGCCGCTGCACCTGGTGCAGGAATACGGCGGCTGGACCAACCGTAAAGTGGTGGATTTCTTTGTACGCTTCTCCGAAGTGGTCTTCGAGCGCTACAAAAACAAGGTCAAATACTGGATGACCTTCAACGAAATCAACAACCAGCGTAACTGGCGTGCGCCGCTGTTCGGCTACTGCTGCTCTGGCGTGGTCTACACCGAACACGACAACCCGGAAGAAACCATGTACCAGGTGCTGCACCACCAGTTCGTGGCCAGCGCTCTGGCGGTAAAAGCCGCACGCCGTATTAACCCGGAAATGAAAGTCGGCTGTATGCTGGCAATGGTTGCGCTCTATCCGTTCTCCTGCAAACCAGAAGATGTGATGTTTGCTCAGGAATCTATGCGCGAACGTTACGTCTTTACCGACGTGCAGTTGCGTGGTTACTACCCGTCTTACGTGCTGAACGAGTGGGAACGCCGTGGTTTCTCTATCAAAATGGAAGCCGGCGACGATCAGATCCTGCGTGACGGTACCTGTGATTATTTAGGTTTCAGCTACTACATGACCAACGCCGTGAAAGCGGAAGGCGGTACCGGTGATGCTATTTCCGGCTTCGAGGGCAGCGTGCCGAACCCACACGTGAAAGCATCTGACTGGGGCTGGCAGATTGACCCGGTGGGTCTGCGTTATTCCCTGAGTGAGCTGTACGAGCGTTATCAGAAGCCGCTGTTTATCGTCGAAAATGGCTTTGGTGCATACGACAAAGTGGAAGAAGACGGCAGCATCAACGATGACTATCGTATCGACTACCTGCGTGCTCACGTGGAAGAGATGATGAAAGCGGTCACTTACGATGGTGTTGATCTGATGGGCTACACCCCGTGGGGCTGCATCGACTGTGTATCATTCACCACCGGCCAGTACAGCAAACGCTACGGCTTTATCTATGTGAACAAACACGACGACGGCACCGGCGACATGTCCCGCTCCCGTAAAAAGAGCTTTAACTGGTACCAGGGCGTGATCGCCAGCAACGGCGAACAGTTATAA
- a CDS encoding copper resistance protein: protein MIKRQRKAILLVALACLVVLICTAQRMAGMHALVINATASAQSVQQGQESSDAPVTPCELSAKSLMAVPPVLFESALFAVTLLLALLAAIPPRRERLWPPRVISPPRLRVHLRLCVFRE, encoded by the coding sequence ATGATCAAGCGACAACGCAAAGCAATCCTGCTTGTAGCCCTGGCCTGTCTGGTGGTGCTGATATGCACCGCCCAGCGGATGGCCGGGATGCACGCGCTTGTCATAAATGCCACCGCCTCAGCCCAGTCCGTTCAGCAGGGCCAGGAGAGCAGCGACGCGCCGGTGACGCCGTGTGAACTCAGCGCAAAATCGCTGATGGCGGTGCCGCCTGTGCTGTTTGAAAGCGCACTGTTCGCCGTTACCCTTCTGCTGGCGCTGCTGGCAGCTATTCCACCGCGCCGCGAGCGTCTGTGGCCTCCTCGTGTTATCTCCCCACCCCGATTGCGGGTGCATCTGCGATTATGCGTCTTCCGTGAATGA